Proteins encoded by one window of Chryseobacterium foetidum:
- a CDS encoding thymidylate synthase: MQNYHELLQHILDNGTDKTDRTGTGTRSVFGYQLRYDLSQGFPLVTTKKVHLKSIIYELLWFLKGDTNIKYLTDNGVTIWNEWADENGDLGPIYGAQWRSWNGADGKVVDQFSEVIDQIKKNPDSRRLIVSAWNAAEIPNMALAPCHALFQFYVADGKLSLQLYQRSADVFLGVPFNIASYALLLMMVAQVCDLEVGDYVHSFGDVHIYNNHFEQVQKQLSREIRPLPTMKLNPEIKDIFSFNFEDFTLENYDPHPGIKAPVAI; this comes from the coding sequence ATGCAAAACTATCACGAATTACTTCAGCATATTTTAGATAACGGAACCGATAAAACCGACAGAACAGGCACGGGAACACGAAGCGTTTTCGGATACCAGCTGCGTTACGATCTGTCACAAGGATTTCCTTTGGTAACAACGAAAAAAGTTCATTTGAAATCTATCATTTACGAATTACTGTGGTTTCTGAAAGGTGATACCAACATCAAATATCTTACAGACAATGGAGTTACCATCTGGAACGAATGGGCTGATGAAAACGGCGACCTCGGTCCTATTTACGGTGCACAATGGAGAAGCTGGAACGGTGCAGACGGAAAAGTAGTCGATCAGTTTTCAGAAGTAATCGACCAAATCAAAAAAAATCCCGATTCCAGAAGATTAATCGTTTCTGCATGGAATGCCGCTGAAATCCCGAATATGGCTTTGGCTCCCTGTCACGCTCTGTTTCAGTTTTATGTAGCTGATGGCAAACTGTCTTTGCAGTTGTATCAAAGAAGTGCAGATGTTTTTCTGGGAGTTCCATTCAACATTGCAAGTTATGCTTTACTTTTAATGATGGTAGCGCAGGTTTGTGATTTGGAAGTCGGAGATTATGTACACTCTTTTGGGGACGTTCATATTTACAATAACCATTTTGAGCAGGTTCAGAAACAGCTTTCAAGAGAGATAAGACCTTTACCTACAATGAAATTAAATCCTGAAATTAAAGATATTTTCAGTTTTAATTTTGAAGATTTTACCTTGGAAAATTACGATCCGCATCCGGGAATTAAAGCTCCGGTGGCGATATAA